The sequence GGAGAAGCTCTCTTACAGATTGATTTCCTAATTGCCCTCTTTACCAAGGCCAAGGAAAAAGGAATCCACTGTACCTTGGACACCTGTGCCCTTCCATTCCGTAACAAACCACGTTATCTCGAAAAGTTTAATAAACTCATGGCGGTGACAGACTTGGTTCTCCTGGATATCAAGGAAATCAACGAAGAACAGCATAAGATTGTCACAAGCCAAACCAATAAAAACATCTTGGCCTGTGCCCAGTACCTATCAGATATCGGGAAGCCTGTTTGGATTCGCCACGTTCTCGTACCAGGATTGACAGACCGTGATGAAGATTTGATCGAACTTGGGAAGTTCGTAAAAACCCTCAAAAACGTTGACAAGTTTGAAATCCTACCTTATCATACGATGGGAGAATTCAAGTGGCGTGAACTTGGGATTCCTTATTCGCTTGAAGGGGTCAAACCTCCAACAGCAGACCGTGTCAAGAATGCCAAGGAATTGATGGATACAGAAAGTTACCAAGATTACATGAAACGTGTTCATGGATAA comes from Streptococcus oralis and encodes:
- the pflA gene encoding pyruvate formate-lyase-activating protein — protein: MSEETIDYGQVTGMVHSTESFGAVDGPGIRFIVFLQGCQMRCQYCHNPDTWAMETNKSRRRTVDDVLSEALRYRGFWGDKGGITVSGGEALLQIDFLIALFTKAKEKGIHCTLDTCALPFRNKPRYLEKFNKLMAVTDLVLLDIKEINEEQHKIVTSQTNKNILACAQYLSDIGKPVWIRHVLVPGLTDRDEDLIELGKFVKTLKNVDKFEILPYHTMGEFKWRELGIPYSLEGVKPPTADRVKNAKELMDTESYQDYMKRVHG